CACCTGAATAAACAAGTTTTTAAGTCACATTTAATTGTTATATCCATCAAGTAAGATGAGTTGAGATCTAAACTAAATCCTCACTATATTATTATCATATTTTATACCAGAACTATTCATTGAATCATCGTGCATTTGATTAGATTATATCCTTTATTCCTGTTCAATATTAAGCCATGCAACTTTCTGTTCTGAGGCATGTTCTGCCCCAATAATATTTTTATATAATTCAGGTCTTCTAGCTTTTATATATCGGTTTCCACCGGCAGTCTGAAGTGAATCAGCTGTTATAGTAGCAATTGCGATGTCAGAACCTAAAATGGTGCATTCTGCAGTTATATTTCCAAAAGGATCTACGATCATAGAACAGCCATTTTTCAATTGGTCATCATCCATTCCGATTGGGTTTGAAAACACACAATACATCGCATTGTCAAATGCTCGCGCCGGCAACCACTTCATTAACCATTCTCTCCCTTTAGGACCATTAAATTCTTTACGTAACTGATTACTTTCTTTTTCTCTATTATACCAAAGATTACTATCTACAAAACCTGCGCCTGGTCGTGGTGAGGGTGTACACATCGTTACATGTGGCATCAATAATACATCAGCTCCCAAAAGTTTGGTAGCTCTTACATTTTCAATGATGTTATTGTCATAGCAAATAAGGATCCCAAAATTCCAGCCATAAAGATTAAATACACAGTAGCTGTTACCTGGACTCAGGTGCGGATTGATGAACGGATGAAGCTTTCTGTATTTAGCCACAATGCCGGTTTCGTTAACACACACGTATGCTTTGAAAATATTATCGTTCTCATCTTTTTCGAATAAACCTGCACACACTGCAATTTGATTTTTAGCGGCAATTTCAGTAAGTACTTTGATGCTTGAGCTCTCAGGAAGATATTCTGCTATTTCTAGCAAGGCCTGCCTGTCTAAATTTCTTGCAAAAGTGTAGCCCGTAACTGAACATT
Above is a genomic segment from Chryseobacterium mulctrae containing:
- a CDS encoding nitrilase-related carbon-nitrogen hydrolase — encoded protein: MEDLIIATAQFENRSADKKYNLSQIANLSDRAASQGAKVIVFHECSVTGYTFARNLDRQALLEIAEYLPESSSIKVLTEIAAKNQIAVCAGLFEKDENDNIFKAYVCVNETGIVAKYRKLHPFINPHLSPGNSYCVFNLYGWNFGILICYDNNIIENVRATKLLGADVLLMPHVTMCTPSPRPGAGFVDSNLWYNREKESNQLRKEFNGPKGREWLMKWLPARAFDNAMYCVFSNPIGMDDDQLKNGCSMIVDPFGNITAECTILGSDIAIATITADSLQTAGGNRYIKARRPELYKNIIGAEHASEQKVAWLNIEQE